In a genomic window of Corynebacterium choanae:
- a CDS encoding chorismate mutase yields MSQQEEQLEIRMPTGTDDPLSDQEIRRYREEIDRLDNIIIEAVQRRSKVSQAIGKTRMGSGGTRLVHNRELAVINQYRAALGDEGPALAGILLRLGRGKL; encoded by the coding sequence ATGAGCCAGCAGGAAGAACAGCTAGAAATTCGTATGCCCACCGGCACCGATGATCCCTTGTCCGATCAGGAAATCCGCCGCTACCGGGAGGAAATCGACCGGCTCGACAACATCATCATCGAAGCCGTACAGCGCCGCAGTAAGGTGTCCCAAGCTATCGGCAAAACCCGCATGGGCTCTGGTGGCACCCGGCTGGTGCACAACCGGGAATTAGCAGTGATCAACCAATACCGGGCTGCCCTGGGCGACGAAGGGCCAGCACTCGCTGGGATCTTATTGCGTCTAGGACGGGGCAAGCTGTAG